One Dunckerocampus dactyliophorus isolate RoL2022-P2 chromosome 18, RoL_Ddac_1.1, whole genome shotgun sequence genomic region harbors:
- the LOC129171382 gene encoding plexin domain-containing protein 1-like isoform X2, which produces MSLHVAMLVLCLCQKALLQQSPEEGYIVASDESTGSNSHANRAHRWSLGHVRTSRAILGKGLSIDTLTDNLTTVVKVALSFDFPFYGHYLRQITIATGGFIFTGEIIHRMLTSTQYIAPLMANFDPSHSKESTVQYMDNGEVFVVQWERVRLSGQESMGAFTFQAALYKTGTVTFSYKDIPVPPNDIGPAKHPVKAGLSDAFVVMSSSQSSSVQRQTVYEYHRIEIDAANITSLSAVEFTPLPTCLQHDNCERCISSNQTSGCSWCNVLQRCSDGMDRHRQEWLDFGCSEESIGATCDEYNGENSSITPEIQDVTSSALQNDCKRDDAKQESTTHSSNSWANTGALAGVASALVLLLALVLVALYVHCHPTATYFIQRHKRYWPSLKFQKQQPGYTEVEGDGQERSSIVQDGP; this is translated from the exons ATGAGTCTCCATGTGGCGATGCTCGTCCTCTGTCTCTGCCAAAAAGCACTGCTCCAACAGTCACCAG AGGAGGGGTACATAGTGGCATCAGACGAGTCAACGGGGAGTAACAGTCATGCTAACAGAGCCCACAGGTGGTCTTTGGGACATGTCAGGACAAGCAGAGCAATCCTGGGTAAAGGACTGTCCATTGACACCTTGACGGACAACTTGACTACAGTGgtg AAAGTTGCCTTGTCATTTGACTTCCCCTTCTATGGACATTACCTGAGGCAGATTACCATAGCAACGGGAG ggTTCATCTTCACTGGCGAGATCATCCACCGCATGTTGACATCAACACAGTACATCGCCCCACTGATGGCTAATTTTGATCCCAGCCACTCCAAAGAGTCCACCGTGCAATACATGGATAACG GCGAGGTGTTTGTGGTACAGTGGGAGCGGGTCAGATTGTCGGGCCAAGAGTCAATGGGCGCATTCACCTTCCAGGCTGCGCTTTACAAAACAGGAACCGTCACGTTCAGTTACAAAGAC ATACCCGTGCCTCCCAATGATATCGGTCCAGCTAAACACCCTGTGAAGGCGGGCCTCTCTGATGCATTTGTGGTCATGTCATCATCCCAGTCGTCAA GCGTCCAGAGGCAGACGGTGTACGAGTACCATCGCATTGAGATAGACGCCGCTAATATCACCAGTTTGTCCGCGGTCGAGTTCACTCCGCTACCAA CCTGCCTGCAACATGACAACTGTGAGCGCTGCATCTCTTCCAACCAGACGTCTGGCTGCAGTTGGTGTAATGTGCTCCAGAG GTGTTCGGATGGCATGGATCGACACAGGCAGGAATGGTTGGACTTTGGCTGTTCAGAGGAG AGCATAGGGGCGACCTGTGATGAGTACAATGGAGAAAACAGTTCTATCACACCAGAAATCCAAGATGTGACCTCGTCCGCTTTACAAAATGACTGCAAACGTGACG ATGCCAAGCAAGAGTCGACTACTCACAGTAGCAACAGCTGGGCTAACACAGGAGCCCTAGCAGGTGTTGCATCCGCTTTGGTCTTACTCTTGGCTCTGGTGCTTGTGGCGCTTTACGTCCACTGCCACCCAACTGCCACATATTTCATCCAG CGACACAAGAGGTACTGGCCCTCCTTAAAGTTTCAGAAGCAACAGCCTGGCTACACAGAAGTGGAAGGAGACGGGCAGGAGAGGAGCAGCATCGTCCAAGATGGACCGTGA
- the LOC129171382 gene encoding plexin domain-containing protein 1-like isoform X1 yields MSLHVAMLVLCLCQKALLQQSPEEGYIVASDESTGSNSHANRAHRWSLGHVRTSRAILGKGLSIDTLTDNLTTVVADASKYYTWRCFSPDDRRARELWVDMSDLGRGQVRVHGILSNAYQQAAKVALSFDFPFYGHYLRQITIATGGFIFTGEIIHRMLTSTQYIAPLMANFDPSHSKESTVQYMDNGEVFVVQWERVRLSGQESMGAFTFQAALYKTGTVTFSYKDIPVPPNDIGPAKHPVKAGLSDAFVVMSSSQSSSVQRQTVYEYHRIEIDAANITSLSAVEFTPLPTCLQHDNCERCISSNQTSGCSWCNVLQRCSDGMDRHRQEWLDFGCSEESIGATCDEYNGENSSITPEIQDVTSSALQNDCKRDDAKQESTTHSSNSWANTGALAGVASALVLLLALVLVALYVHCHPTATYFIQRHKRYWPSLKFQKQQPGYTEVEGDGQERSSIVQDGP; encoded by the exons ATGAGTCTCCATGTGGCGATGCTCGTCCTCTGTCTCTGCCAAAAAGCACTGCTCCAACAGTCACCAG AGGAGGGGTACATAGTGGCATCAGACGAGTCAACGGGGAGTAACAGTCATGCTAACAGAGCCCACAGGTGGTCTTTGGGACATGTCAGGACAAGCAGAGCAATCCTGGGTAAAGGACTGTCCATTGACACCTTGACGGACAACTTGACTACAGTGgtg GCGGATGCCAGCAAATATTACACGTGGCGATGCTTCAGCCCCGATGACCGGCGCGCACGGGAACTATGGGTGGACATGAGCGACCTCGGGCGCGGCCAAGTCCGTGTCCATGGTATTTTGTCAAACGCCTACCAACAGGCTGCC AAAGTTGCCTTGTCATTTGACTTCCCCTTCTATGGACATTACCTGAGGCAGATTACCATAGCAACGGGAG ggTTCATCTTCACTGGCGAGATCATCCACCGCATGTTGACATCAACACAGTACATCGCCCCACTGATGGCTAATTTTGATCCCAGCCACTCCAAAGAGTCCACCGTGCAATACATGGATAACG GCGAGGTGTTTGTGGTACAGTGGGAGCGGGTCAGATTGTCGGGCCAAGAGTCAATGGGCGCATTCACCTTCCAGGCTGCGCTTTACAAAACAGGAACCGTCACGTTCAGTTACAAAGAC ATACCCGTGCCTCCCAATGATATCGGTCCAGCTAAACACCCTGTGAAGGCGGGCCTCTCTGATGCATTTGTGGTCATGTCATCATCCCAGTCGTCAA GCGTCCAGAGGCAGACGGTGTACGAGTACCATCGCATTGAGATAGACGCCGCTAATATCACCAGTTTGTCCGCGGTCGAGTTCACTCCGCTACCAA CCTGCCTGCAACATGACAACTGTGAGCGCTGCATCTCTTCCAACCAGACGTCTGGCTGCAGTTGGTGTAATGTGCTCCAGAG GTGTTCGGATGGCATGGATCGACACAGGCAGGAATGGTTGGACTTTGGCTGTTCAGAGGAG AGCATAGGGGCGACCTGTGATGAGTACAATGGAGAAAACAGTTCTATCACACCAGAAATCCAAGATGTGACCTCGTCCGCTTTACAAAATGACTGCAAACGTGACG ATGCCAAGCAAGAGTCGACTACTCACAGTAGCAACAGCTGGGCTAACACAGGAGCCCTAGCAGGTGTTGCATCCGCTTTGGTCTTACTCTTGGCTCTGGTGCTTGTGGCGCTTTACGTCCACTGCCACCCAACTGCCACATATTTCATCCAG CGACACAAGAGGTACTGGCCCTCCTTAAAGTTTCAGAAGCAACAGCCTGGCTACACAGAAGTGGAAGGAGACGGGCAGGAGAGGAGCAGCATCGTCCAAGATGGACCGTGA
- the LOC129171382 gene encoding plexin domain-containing protein 1-like isoform X3 encodes MSDLGRGQVRVHGILSNAYQQAAKVALSFDFPFYGHYLRQITIATGGFIFTGEIIHRMLTSTQYIAPLMANFDPSHSKESTVQYMDNGEVFVVQWERVRLSGQESMGAFTFQAALYKTGTVTFSYKDIPVPPNDIGPAKHPVKAGLSDAFVVMSSSQSSSVQRQTVYEYHRIEIDAANITSLSAVEFTPLPTCLQHDNCERCISSNQTSGCSWCNVLQRCSDGMDRHRQEWLDFGCSEESIGATCDEYNGENSSITPEIQDVTSSALQNDCKRDDAKQESTTHSSNSWANTGALAGVASALVLLLALVLVALYVHCHPTATYFIQRHKRYWPSLKFQKQQPGYTEVEGDGQERSSIVQDGP; translated from the exons ATGAGCGACCTCGGGCGCGGCCAAGTCCGTGTCCATGGTATTTTGTCAAACGCCTACCAACAGGCTGCC AAAGTTGCCTTGTCATTTGACTTCCCCTTCTATGGACATTACCTGAGGCAGATTACCATAGCAACGGGAG ggTTCATCTTCACTGGCGAGATCATCCACCGCATGTTGACATCAACACAGTACATCGCCCCACTGATGGCTAATTTTGATCCCAGCCACTCCAAAGAGTCCACCGTGCAATACATGGATAACG GCGAGGTGTTTGTGGTACAGTGGGAGCGGGTCAGATTGTCGGGCCAAGAGTCAATGGGCGCATTCACCTTCCAGGCTGCGCTTTACAAAACAGGAACCGTCACGTTCAGTTACAAAGAC ATACCCGTGCCTCCCAATGATATCGGTCCAGCTAAACACCCTGTGAAGGCGGGCCTCTCTGATGCATTTGTGGTCATGTCATCATCCCAGTCGTCAA GCGTCCAGAGGCAGACGGTGTACGAGTACCATCGCATTGAGATAGACGCCGCTAATATCACCAGTTTGTCCGCGGTCGAGTTCACTCCGCTACCAA CCTGCCTGCAACATGACAACTGTGAGCGCTGCATCTCTTCCAACCAGACGTCTGGCTGCAGTTGGTGTAATGTGCTCCAGAG GTGTTCGGATGGCATGGATCGACACAGGCAGGAATGGTTGGACTTTGGCTGTTCAGAGGAG AGCATAGGGGCGACCTGTGATGAGTACAATGGAGAAAACAGTTCTATCACACCAGAAATCCAAGATGTGACCTCGTCCGCTTTACAAAATGACTGCAAACGTGACG ATGCCAAGCAAGAGTCGACTACTCACAGTAGCAACAGCTGGGCTAACACAGGAGCCCTAGCAGGTGTTGCATCCGCTTTGGTCTTACTCTTGGCTCTGGTGCTTGTGGCGCTTTACGTCCACTGCCACCCAACTGCCACATATTTCATCCAG CGACACAAGAGGTACTGGCCCTCCTTAAAGTTTCAGAAGCAACAGCCTGGCTACACAGAAGTGGAAGGAGACGGGCAGGAGAGGAGCAGCATCGTCCAAGATGGACCGTGA
- the rab5c gene encoding ras-related protein Rab-5C has translation MAGRGGPARTNGAAASNKICQFKLVLLGESAVGKSSLVLRFVKGQFHEYQESTIGAAFLTQTVCLDDTTVKFEIWDTAGQERYHSLAPMYYRGAQAAIVVYDITNTDTFARAKNWVKELQRQASPNIVIALAGNKADLANKRAVDFQEAQAYADDNSLLFMETSAKTAMNVNEIFMAIAKKLPKNEPQGGAGAGGRARGGVDLQEAAPQARSGPCCGGGN, from the exons ATGGCCGGACGAGGCGGACCCGCGCGGACCAACGGTGCCGCGGCGAGCAACAAGATCTGCCAGTTCAAGCTGGTGCTGCTGGGGGAGTCGGCGGTGGGCAAGTCCAGCTTGGTCCTGCGCTTTGTCAAAGGCCAGTTCCATGAGTACCAGGAGAGCACCATCGGAG CGGCCTTCCTCACACAGACGGTATGTCTGGATGATACAACAGTCAAGTTTGAGATCTGGGACACTGCGGGCCAGGAGCGGTATCACAGCTTGGCACCTATGTACTACAGAGGAGCGCAGGCGGCCATCGTGGTCTATGACATCACCAACACA GACACTTTTGCACGTGCAAAGAACTGGGTGAAGGAGCTCCAGCGACAAGCCAGCCCAAACATTGTAATTGCACTGGCAGGGAATAAAGCAGACCTGGCCAACAAGAGAGCTGTGGATTTCCAG GAGGCGCAAGCGTATGCTGATGACAACAGTTTGCTCTTCATGGAGACGTCAGCCAAGACTGCCATGAATGTTAATGAGATTTTTATGGCTATAG CCAAGAAGCTTCCGAAGAACGAGCCTCAGGGTGGCGCAGGAGCCGGCGGCCGAGCCCGAGGCGGCGTGGACCTGCAGGAGGCAGCGCCGCAGGCCCGGAGCGGCCCATGTTGCGGGGGTGGCAACTAA